The Fortiea contorta PCC 7126 genome has a segment encoding these proteins:
- the cas2 gene encoding CRISPR-associated endonuclease Cas2 — protein sequence MYLVISYDISEDKRRTKIHKILKSYGQWMQYSVFECELTPTQYAKLRSRLAKVIKPDQDSIRFYYLCACCQPKIERIGGEMPIDTTVFFA from the coding sequence ATGTATTTAGTAATTTCCTACGATATATCAGAAGACAAGCGTCGCACCAAAATTCACAAGATTCTCAAATCTTATGGACAGTGGATGCAATATTCTGTATTTGAGTGCGAACTGACACCAACTCAATATGCTAAACTGCGATCGCGCTTGGCAAAAGTCATCAAACCAGACCAAGACAGCATTCGTTTTTACTATCTCTGCGCTTGCTGTCAACCCAAAATTGAGCGCATCGGCGGCGAAATGCCAATTGATACCACCGTCTTCTTTGCATGA
- a CDS encoding PadR family transcriptional regulator, translated as MSLTYAILSALIDAPRSGYDLAKRFNPSVEGSVGFFWSASFQQIYRELNRLEEKSWIQAESVQQENRPDKRIYTVTALGKQQLSQWIVEAEEMTPIKDELLVKLYVGHLVSYEAIATKLEAHRQQHQQRLAIYQEIQRQHFQNPQALSKTLKFQYITLLCGLHYETGWLAWCDEIMSLLQ; from the coding sequence ATGTCTCTTACCTATGCCATTTTGTCAGCCTTGATCGATGCTCCCCGCAGCGGCTATGACCTTGCAAAGCGGTTCAACCCCTCAGTCGAAGGTTCGGTGGGATTTTTCTGGAGTGCGAGTTTTCAACAGATTTATCGAGAACTCAATCGCCTAGAGGAAAAGTCTTGGATACAAGCCGAATCTGTGCAGCAGGAGAACCGTCCGGACAAACGCATCTATACTGTGACGGCTTTAGGTAAACAGCAGTTATCACAGTGGATTGTCGAAGCGGAGGAAATGACACCGATTAAAGATGAGTTGCTAGTGAAACTTTATGTAGGGCATCTGGTATCCTATGAAGCGATCGCCACCAAGCTAGAAGCGCATCGTCAGCAACATCAGCAGCGATTAGCGATTTATCAAGAAATTCAGCGCCAGCACTTCCAGAACCCGCAAGCATTATCGAAAACCCTCAAGTTTCAATACATCACGCTGCTGTGCGGTCTTCACTACGAAACAGGCTGGTTAGCTTGGTGTGATGAAATCATGTCGCTGTTGCAATAG
- the psbV2 gene encoding photosystem II cytochrome PsbV2, producing the protein MLSKLFANYRFLLLVIVLGLCNCHTPSAQAATIDPYISRYLHITEPIELLLDQEDKTGLFSPSQLAAGKKLFESNCINCHVGGATLPDPDVSLSLNTLKAAHPPRDRINSLVAFMRQPMTYDGSQETYWCRQLSPSLLSQQQVENLAAFVLTAAQKAPGWGTEKF; encoded by the coding sequence ATGCTGTCTAAATTATTTGCCAATTATCGATTTTTACTTTTGGTGATTGTCTTGGGATTATGTAACTGCCATACTCCATCTGCTCAAGCCGCTACCATCGACCCTTACATCAGCCGATATTTACATATTACAGAGCCAATAGAGCTGCTGCTAGACCAAGAGGATAAGACTGGTCTATTTTCGCCCTCACAATTAGCTGCTGGTAAAAAACTTTTTGAAAGCAACTGCATTAATTGTCATGTTGGTGGCGCAACTTTGCCAGATCCAGATGTATCACTTTCTCTCAACACTCTCAAAGCCGCTCATCCGCCACGCGATCGCATTAACTCCCTTGTCGCTTTTATGCGTCAACCGATGACATACGACGGCTCTCAAGAAACTTATTGGTGTCGTCAACTCAGTCCCAGTCTACTCTCTCAACAACAGGTGGAAAATTTAGCAGCCTTTGTGCTCACCGCTGCTCAAAAGGCTCCCGGTTGGGGCACAGAAAAATTTTAA
- a CDS encoding carbohydrate ABC transporter permease, whose amino-acid sequence MSLTSRFSWWKVLLYVVLTLYGIITLIPFLWALSASFKPLAEIVSGEPNFIPQSFTFDNYRQIFLQEPLFWRWLFNSVIIAASVTILNLLFNSMAGYALARLRFRGKNFWFFLILTVLAVPAQITLIPTFLILKAIGWLNSYQGMIVPGMVNATFIFMMRQFFVNFPRELEEAAQLDGLNTLGIFRRIVLPLAKPALAAQAVFVFMGSWNNFLLPVVILFDPEMFTLPLGLNTFKGQYISYWNYIMAASMVFTLPALCIYAFFNRYFIQGVTFTGGKG is encoded by the coding sequence GTGAGTTTGACTTCTCGCTTTTCCTGGTGGAAAGTACTGCTATACGTGGTGTTGACACTCTACGGTATTATCACTCTGATTCCCTTTCTCTGGGCACTTTCTGCGTCATTTAAACCGCTGGCGGAAATTGTCAGCGGTGAACCAAATTTTATACCACAAAGTTTCACTTTTGACAACTACAGACAAATTTTTTTACAAGAGCCTTTATTTTGGCGTTGGCTATTTAACAGTGTCATCATTGCTGCCAGTGTCACCATTTTAAATTTATTGTTTAACTCAATGGCGGGTTATGCCTTAGCCAGACTACGCTTTCGTGGCAAAAACTTCTGGTTTTTCCTGATTCTGACAGTGCTAGCGGTTCCCGCCCAGATTACCTTAATTCCCACATTCTTGATTTTAAAAGCGATCGGTTGGCTCAACTCCTATCAAGGGATGATTGTACCCGGTATGGTCAATGCCACTTTCATTTTTATGATGCGGCAATTTTTCGTCAATTTTCCCAGAGAACTAGAAGAAGCTGCCCAATTAGACGGCTTAAACACCTTGGGAATCTTCCGACGCATCGTCTTACCCCTAGCCAAACCAGCCCTGGCGGCCCAAGCTGTTTTTGTGTTTATGGGTAGTTGGAATAATTTCTTGTTACCCGTTGTCATTTTATTTGACCCGGAAATGTTTACCCTCCCCTTGGGACTAAACACTTTTAAAGGGCAATATATCAGTTACTGGAACTACATCATGGCAGCTTCTATGGTCTTTACCCTACCTGCTTTGTGTATTTACGCCTTCTTCAACCGCTACTTTATTCAAGGAGTGACGTTCACAGGTGGTAAAGGTTAA
- a CDS encoding YcjF family protein: MTEQDDANAKSANSQESSEPIENLPTLSVDDSWTNRIGGIWNKATQSLVQLLPGEQIAQTVIKWFSVSETQVAEILETVRAELPTTEALLIGKPQAGKSSIVRGLTGVSAEIVGQGFRPHTQHTQRYAYPSTDLPLLIFTDTVGLGDVKQNTQAIIQELIGDLQQSTRSARVLILTVKINDFATDTLRQIAEELHQKYPDIPCLLAITCLHEIYPPATDNHPVYPPDYEEVKRANTAIQEAFAQLCVDAKRLVVRHRSVLIDFTLEEDGYTPVFYGLEALRDTLADLLPEAEARAIYQLLDREEASKQLGNIYRDAGRRYMLPFAIMAATLAAVPLPFATMPVLTALQVSMVGLLGKLYGQTLTPSQAGGIVSAIAGGFLAQAVARELIKFLPGFGSVIAASWAAAYTWALGEGACVYFGDLMGGKKPDPQKIQLVMQEAFQSAKERFKEIHS; the protein is encoded by the coding sequence ATGACTGAGCAAGATGATGCTAATGCGAAGTCAGCTAATTCTCAGGAATCAAGCGAACCAATTGAGAATTTACCGACTTTATCGGTCGATGATTCCTGGACAAACCGCATTGGTGGTATTTGGAACAAAGCAACTCAAAGTTTGGTGCAACTCCTACCCGGAGAACAAATAGCACAGACAGTGATTAAATGGTTTAGCGTCAGCGAAACTCAAGTTGCAGAAATTTTAGAAACAGTTCGAGCCGAACTACCAACCACCGAAGCGCTGCTAATTGGTAAGCCTCAAGCGGGAAAAAGTTCTATTGTCCGGGGTTTGACGGGAGTGTCCGCAGAAATTGTCGGTCAGGGATTCCGTCCCCATACCCAACATACTCAACGCTACGCCTATCCTTCAACTGACCTACCGTTACTGATTTTTACTGATACGGTAGGGTTAGGAGATGTTAAACAAAATACACAAGCAATTATTCAGGAATTAATCGGAGATTTACAACAGTCAACTCGCAGCGCTAGGGTGCTGATTTTGACTGTAAAGATTAATGATTTTGCTACTGATACCCTGCGACAAATTGCTGAGGAGTTACATCAAAAATATCCAGATATTCCTTGTTTGCTGGCGATTACTTGCTTACATGAAATCTATCCGCCTGCTACAGATAATCATCCAGTTTATCCACCAGACTATGAAGAGGTAAAGCGAGCTAATACGGCAATTCAAGAAGCTTTTGCACAGCTTTGCGTAGACGCAAAGCGGCTTGTCGTCAGACATCGCTCTGTGTTAATTGATTTTACCTTAGAAGAAGATGGCTACACTCCCGTATTTTATGGTTTAGAAGCGCTGCGGGATACTCTAGCCGACTTACTCCCAGAAGCAGAAGCGCGGGCGATTTATCAGTTATTGGATCGTGAAGAAGCAAGCAAGCAACTAGGTAATATTTATCGAGATGCCGGACGTCGTTACATGTTACCATTTGCCATCATGGCGGCTACCTTAGCAGCAGTACCATTGCCATTTGCAACCATGCCCGTATTAACTGCTCTGCAAGTCTCTATGGTGGGGCTGTTGGGCAAATTGTACGGACAGACCTTGACACCATCCCAAGCTGGAGGTATTGTTAGTGCGATCGCTGGTGGTTTTTTAGCTCAAGCAGTGGCGCGTGAGTTAATCAAATTTTTACCTGGTTTCGGTAGTGTAATTGCAGCATCTTGGGCTGCAGCGTACACCTGGGCGTTGGGTGAAGGTGCTTGTGTGTATTTTGGTGATTTGATGGGCGGTAAGAAACCAGATCCCCAGAAAATCCAGCTTGTCATGCAAGAAGCTTTTCAATCAGCCAAAGAACGATTTAAGGAAATTCATTCCTAA
- a CDS encoding DUF2103 domain-containing protein has protein sequence MGKPSDGRLVWNHSTHLSGLIPILERLCHQHGIQTVTPGVLGRVKSHCPQMQLRISVPILGGYKVIARQGKTVQEVFILTTLDQDKLLEAIAIAMKK, from the coding sequence ATGGGTAAACCCTCAGATGGCAGATTAGTTTGGAATCACTCGACCCATCTTTCCGGACTTATCCCCATTTTAGAACGCTTGTGTCACCAGCATGGCATCCAAACCGTGACACCGGGAGTGCTGGGTCGAGTTAAAAGTCATTGTCCGCAAATGCAACTGCGTATATCTGTGCCCATTCTGGGGGGTTATAAAGTCATCGCCAGACAAGGGAAGACAGTACAGGAGGTGTTTATTTTGACGACTTTAGATCAAGATAAACTTTTAGAGGCGATCGCGATCGCTATGAAAAAATAG
- the petE gene encoding plastocyanin has protein sequence MKFIAASWRRLSLAVLTILLVVSSFAVFTPSAAAETYKVKLGSDKGLLAFQPKVLTIKPGDTIEWVNNKVPPHNVVFDAAKNPAKDAALAKALSHKKLLMSPGQTQSTTFPADAPAGDYTFYCEPHRGAGMVGKITVQG, from the coding sequence ATGAAATTCATTGCGGCAAGCTGGCGACGTCTTAGTTTAGCTGTATTAACAATCCTTTTAGTCGTGAGCAGCTTCGCTGTTTTCACCCCTAGCGCTGCGGCTGAAACATATAAGGTCAAATTGGGTAGTGATAAAGGATTACTGGCATTTCAACCCAAAGTGTTAACGATCAAACCAGGCGACACAATCGAATGGGTAAACAACAAAGTTCCTCCCCATAACGTTGTGTTTGACGCTGCAAAAAACCCTGCCAAGGATGCTGCACTAGCCAAGGCTTTGTCGCACAAAAAGTTGTTGATGAGTCCAGGTCAGACACAATCAACTACCTTCCCCGCAGATGCACCTGCTGGTGATTACACATTCTACTGCGAGCCTCATCGTGGCGCTGGCATGGTTGGTAAAATTACTGTCCAAGGCTAG
- the clpS gene encoding ATP-dependent Clp protease adapter ClpS, translating to MVIGLSEDVYGMATAPTVAPERSIQVTRKPYPNYKVIVLNDDFNTFQHVAECLMKYIPGMSSDHAWDLTNQVHYEGQAIVWAGPQEPAELYHQQLRRAGLTMAPLEAA from the coding sequence ATGGTTATCGGACTTTCAGAAGATGTTTACGGGATGGCGACAGCACCAACTGTAGCTCCTGAACGGTCTATTCAAGTTACTCGCAAGCCTTATCCCAATTACAAAGTCATTGTTTTGAATGATGACTTTAACACATTCCAACATGTGGCTGAGTGTTTGATGAAGTATATTCCGGGAATGAGCAGCGATCATGCTTGGGATTTGACCAACCAAGTACATTATGAAGGACAAGCGATCGTCTGGGCTGGCCCGCAAGAGCCTGCGGAACTATATCACCAGCAGCTGCGTCGAGCTGGGTTGACGATGGCTCCGTTAGAGGCGGCTTAA
- a CDS encoding carbohydrate ABC transporter permease — MHNISRRRSSPRWNLAEDLSGYLFMLPTILVLGAFVVLPILYAVFLSLHKVQLLGGIEYQFIGCSNFTRLVEDERVWIALRNTVEYVAIVVPTQTILALVLAVTLNSGIRGKNWWRILYFLPTVTSSAVLTLIFMWIYNTDGLLNDVLATVGLPTYNWLGDPAVALKGIMIMNIWSTAPFYMVIYLAALQDIPQSLYEAAEIDGANGWRKFIHVTIPILQPVTFFVVAVGIIGTFQLFDQSYIFSGGTGGPNNATLTVVLLIYQAVFRNLQMGYAAAIAFLLAAVIIIFTLIQRRLFGGESM, encoded by the coding sequence ATGCACAATATCAGCAGGCGGCGCTCAAGCCCCAGGTGGAATCTTGCAGAAGACTTGAGTGGGTATCTATTTATGCTACCCACGATTTTAGTTTTGGGGGCTTTTGTCGTCTTGCCAATTCTCTATGCGGTGTTTCTTTCTCTGCACAAAGTCCAACTGCTTGGTGGAATTGAGTATCAGTTCATCGGATGCAGCAATTTCACGCGCCTAGTTGAAGATGAGCGGGTTTGGATTGCGTTGAGAAATACTGTTGAATATGTCGCTATTGTTGTCCCTACACAAACAATCTTGGCTCTAGTCCTCGCCGTCACTCTCAATTCTGGTATTCGCGGTAAAAACTGGTGGCGTATTCTTTATTTTTTGCCCACAGTCACTTCTTCAGCCGTCCTGACACTGATTTTTATGTGGATTTATAACACCGATGGGCTACTGAATGATGTCCTCGCCACTGTGGGATTACCTACTTATAACTGGTTGGGAGATCCAGCAGTTGCCCTCAAGGGAATTATGATCATGAATATTTGGTCAACAGCGCCGTTTTATATGGTGATTTATCTAGCTGCGTTGCAAGATATCCCGCAATCGCTTTATGAAGCCGCAGAAATTGACGGGGCTAATGGCTGGCGCAAGTTTATCCATGTGACTATTCCCATACTCCAGCCTGTCACCTTTTTTGTGGTGGCGGTGGGGATAATTGGCACTTTTCAACTGTTTGATCAGTCTTATATTTTCTCCGGTGGTACTGGCGGCCCGAATAACGCTACCCTGACGGTGGTGTTGTTGATTTACCAAGCTGTGTTTCGGAATTTACAGATGGGATATGCTGCAGCGATCGCTTTTTTACTCGCAGCGGTGATCATCATCTTCACTTTGATTCAACGGCGACTTTTTGGAGGCGAAAGCATGTGA
- a CDS encoding dienelactone hydrolase family protein translates to MTDINTQIVQTKVLITTSDGQMPAFLFTHPEGGQKPAVLLLMEAFGLTSHIQNVATRIARIPRFINKTFSAIAHTGK, encoded by the coding sequence ATGACTGATATAAATACGCAGATTGTACAAACAAAGGTATTGATTACTACATCTGATGGACAGATGCCTGCTTTCCTGTTTACCCATCCCGAAGGTGGTCAAAAACCAGCCGTTTTGTTGTTAATGGAGGCATTTGGTTTAACGTCCCATATCCAGAATGTAGCAACGCGAATCGCTAGAATTCCAAGGTTCATCAACAAAACCTTCAGTGCGATCGCTCATACTGGAAAATAG
- the petJ gene encoding cytochrome c6 PetJ, which translates to MRRVLFILLLLFTLWRFTFILPALAAEVADGGKIFNAHCSSCHIGGGNILISQKTLTKEALSTYLNNYEQDGIQAIIYQVQNGKNAMPAFKNKLSSQEIIEVATYVFQQAENGW; encoded by the coding sequence TTGAGAAGAGTCTTATTTATTTTGCTGCTGTTGTTCACCCTCTGGAGATTCACATTTATTCTGCCAGCTTTAGCTGCTGAAGTGGCCGATGGAGGAAAAATCTTCAACGCTCATTGTTCTTCTTGTCATATAGGCGGTGGAAATATCCTCATCAGCCAGAAAACCTTGACAAAAGAAGCATTATCAACATACCTCAATAACTATGAACAAGATGGTATACAGGCGATTATCTACCAAGTACAAAATGGTAAAAATGCTATGCCTGCTTTTAAAAACAAGCTCAGTAGCCAAGAGATTATCGAGGTAGCTACTTACGTTTTTCAGCAAGCAGAAAATGGTTGGTAG
- a CDS encoding ATP-binding cassette domain-containing protein, translated as MVSNTQGSQLNILNLSKVFGNKTVLNSLNLEVAPGEFIAIVGRSGCGKSTLLRLVSGLDKPTAGGILLDGEPLRKLSHSVRVMFKDPRLLPWKRVIDNVGLGLQENWRTKAAWVLEQVGLEDRAGEWPHVLSGGQRQRVALARALASQPHLLLLDEPLGALDALTRLEMQHLIEDLWQQRGFTAFLVTHDVEEAVALADRVIVIEQGRVALDLPVRLSRPRDRASEVFINIREAVLEKVMNNEDSQAHRLLQLSH; from the coding sequence ATGGTTTCAAATACACAAGGTTCACAACTCAATATTTTGAATTTAAGCAAAGTTTTCGGAAATAAAACTGTCTTAAATTCATTAAATTTAGAAGTAGCACCAGGAGAATTTATTGCTATCGTGGGGCGTAGTGGCTGCGGTAAAAGTACTTTATTGCGTTTAGTGTCTGGGTTAGATAAACCCACTGCAGGCGGCATATTATTAGATGGAGAACCACTACGTAAACTTAGTCATTCTGTAAGAGTGATGTTTAAAGACCCCAGGTTACTACCTTGGAAACGCGTGATAGATAATGTGGGTCTGGGTTTGCAAGAAAATTGGCGAACAAAAGCTGCGTGGGTATTAGAACAAGTCGGACTCGAAGATAGAGCTGGTGAATGGCCTCATGTGTTATCTGGAGGGCAAAGACAACGAGTAGCATTGGCTAGAGCCTTGGCGAGCCAACCACATCTATTACTACTTGATGAGCCTTTAGGTGCATTGGATGCGTTAACTCGCTTAGAAATGCAACACTTAATTGAAGATTTATGGCAACAAAGAGGCTTTACGGCATTTTTAGTGACCCATGATGTAGAAGAAGCTGTGGCACTAGCAGACAGAGTGATAGTAATTGAACAAGGGCGGGTTGCGTTAGATTTACCTGTAAGATTGTCGCGTCCACGAGACAGAGCTAGTGAAGTATTTATAAATATAAGAGAAGCAGTACTAGAAAAAGTTATGAATAATGAAGATAGTCAAGCACATCGATTATTGCAGTTGAGCCATTAA
- a CDS encoding tetratricopeptide repeat protein: MDSLSINPLLEDLKNPDATVREQATKKIWRIWFQQKGVYGLEKIDHSQKLLDAGEITEAESVLTKLIDEQPDFAEAWNRRAFLYYSIGDYQKSLTDCQMVVHFNPVHFGALHGMGLCHAALGEYGEAIKAFQRALIIQPYSLVNQKLILECTFRFS; the protein is encoded by the coding sequence ATGGATTCTTTATCTATTAATCCCTTACTTGAAGATTTGAAAAATCCTGACGCCACAGTCCGCGAACAGGCTACTAAAAAAATCTGGCGCATCTGGTTTCAGCAGAAGGGTGTATACGGGCTAGAAAAAATTGATCACAGCCAGAAGTTGCTAGATGCGGGGGAAATTACCGAAGCCGAATCTGTTTTAACAAAACTCATAGACGAACAACCGGATTTTGCTGAGGCTTGGAATCGTCGTGCTTTTCTTTACTACAGCATTGGTGATTATCAAAAATCTTTAACTGATTGTCAGATGGTTGTACATTTCAATCCAGTGCATTTTGGTGCGCTTCACGGTATGGGTTTGTGTCATGCGGCCTTGGGAGAATATGGTGAAGCTATTAAAGCTTTTCAACGTGCGTTGATAATTCAACCTTATTCACTGGTGAATCAAAAGTTAATTCTAGAATGTACATTCAGATTTAGCTAA
- a CDS encoding uracil phosphoribosyltransferase — protein sequence MTVYIVGDVRAIAHPHTPVAVRLHDECNGCNVFGSHICTYRYFSAVHINVTVHTAAIDDHGYIIPGLGDAGDRLFGIK from the coding sequence GTGACGGTGTATATTGTCGGTGATGTCAGAGCGATCGCTCATCCTCATACACCTGTAGCTGTCCGTCTACACGACGAATGCAATGGTTGTAACGTCTTCGGTTCCCATATCTGCACATATCGCTATTTCAGTGCTGTACATATTAATGTGACTGTTCATACAGCAGCTATTGATGACCATGGTTATATTATTCCTGGATTAGGGGATGCGGGCGATCGCTTATTTGGGATTAAGTAG
- a CDS encoding tocopherol cyclase family protein yields the protein MVSIPRNLLDLTQTPHAGYHWDGSNRRFFEGWYYRVTLPENGQTFAFMYSIEDPIGGKPHSGGAAQILGPNDEYLCRTFPDVQKFWGSRDVLGLGHWGKTDLQIQPLYLLRAEFERHVQEGYQATATLNQGAIHDPATGNYCRWQYEIKPVYGWGNQGSLQQSAAGWLSYLQIFEPGWQILMAHGLASGWIDWNGKIYEFTNAPSYGEKNWGGAFPQKWFWINCNCFEGEPDLALTAGGGRRGVLWWMESVAMIGLHYQGKFYEFVPWNSQVDWQIQPWGRWQMQARNAKYEIELTGTTHHPGTLLRAPTANGLIFCCRDTMQGKLNLSLKELSSGKSQIILKAESNLCGLEVGGGAWDNSWHSR from the coding sequence ATGGTGAGTATTCCCAGAAACCTTCTCGACTTAACCCAAACTCCCCATGCTGGCTATCACTGGGATGGTAGTAACCGCCGCTTTTTTGAAGGTTGGTATTACCGCGTGACTTTACCTGAAAACGGGCAAACCTTCGCCTTCATGTACTCCATCGAAGATCCTATCGGCGGTAAACCCCACAGCGGTGGAGCAGCCCAAATCCTCGGCCCCAACGACGAATATCTCTGTCGGACTTTTCCCGATGTGCAGAAATTTTGGGGTAGTCGAGATGTCTTAGGTTTAGGTCATTGGGGAAAAACCGACTTACAAATTCAACCGCTCTATCTCTTAAGAGCAGAGTTTGAACGCCATGTTCAAGAAGGCTATCAAGCTACAGCCACTTTAAATCAAGGTGCAATTCACGACCCAGCCACAGGTAATTATTGCCGTTGGCAGTATGAAATTAAACCAGTGTATGGCTGGGGTAATCAAGGTAGTCTACAACAGTCAGCCGCTGGGTGGTTATCATACTTGCAAATCTTTGAACCCGGCTGGCAAATTTTAATGGCTCACGGCTTGGCTAGTGGGTGGATTGACTGGAATGGCAAAATCTATGAATTCACCAACGCCCCGTCCTACGGTGAGAAAAATTGGGGCGGTGCTTTTCCGCAAAAATGGTTCTGGATTAATTGTAATTGCTTTGAAGGCGAACCCGACTTAGCGTTAACTGCAGGCGGTGGGCGGCGTGGTGTACTGTGGTGGATGGAATCTGTAGCGATGATTGGTTTGCATTATCAAGGTAAATTTTATGAATTCGTACCTTGGAATTCTCAAGTTGACTGGCAAATTCAGCCTTGGGGAAGATGGCAAATGCAAGCCCGTAATGCCAAATATGAGATTGAACTGACAGGGACTACACATCACCCCGGAACACTTCTGCGCGCGCCCACAGCCAACGGTTTAATTTTTTGTTGTCGAGATACCATGCAAGGAAAGCTGAATCTTTCTCTCAAAGAACTTAGTAGCGGTAAATCTCAAATTATCCTCAAAGCAGAAAGTAATCTTTGTGGTTTAGAAGTCGGCGGCGGTGCTTGGGACAATTCTTGGCACTCTCGCTAA
- the psbV gene encoding photosystem II cytochrome c-550 gives MFRRLIGVIVATVLLTFQFIVGGASAVELDTATRTVPLNDQGETVVLSLKQVKEGKSLFNYACAQCHAGGVTKTNQNVGLEPEALALATPNRNNIEGLVDYLKNPTTYDGEDEISELHPSLKSADIFTKMRNLSDDDLTAIAGHILLQPKVVGTKWGGGKIYY, from the coding sequence ATGTTTAGAAGACTAATTGGTGTCATTGTAGCTACCGTTTTGCTGACTTTTCAATTTATTGTCGGTGGCGCGAGCGCGGTAGAGCTGGATACAGCGACGCGGACAGTACCATTAAATGATCAAGGCGAGACTGTCGTCCTCAGCCTCAAACAAGTCAAAGAAGGCAAAAGCTTATTTAATTACGCTTGCGCCCAATGTCATGCTGGGGGCGTTACCAAGACCAACCAGAACGTAGGACTTGAACCAGAAGCGCTGGCGTTGGCAACTCCCAACCGCAATAATATTGAAGGCTTGGTTGATTATCTGAAAAATCCTACTACCTACGATGGAGAAGATGAGATTTCAGAATTGCACCCCAGCCTCAAGAGTGCGGATATTTTCACCAAAATGAGAAATCTGAGCGACGATGACTTAACAGCGATCGCTGGTCATATTCTCTTACAACCTAAAGTTGTTGGCACTAAGTGGGGAGGTGGCAAGATTTATTACTAA
- a CDS encoding monooxygenase family protein: MASINSYSIYKIDLPENPEAVVFVNGILARDRTGFFWMWKNVQWIKNATTEAEGCVQVKAGLCGVNEVIMVSYWRSEQDLKQFFRGEPHRQMMQFVIKHPNSLCLYNETYQPSHSGKYSHEPQGMATLYPSLAN, from the coding sequence ATGGCAAGTATAAACAGCTACTCCATTTATAAAATTGATTTACCAGAAAACCCAGAGGCTGTGGTTTTCGTCAACGGCATTTTGGCACGCGATCGCACCGGGTTTTTCTGGATGTGGAAAAATGTGCAGTGGATTAAGAATGCAACGACTGAGGCTGAAGGCTGCGTGCAAGTGAAAGCAGGACTTTGTGGAGTCAATGAAGTCATCATGGTGAGTTACTGGCGTTCAGAACAAGACTTGAAACAGTTCTTTAGAGGTGAACCGCATCGCCAGATGATGCAGTTTGTGATTAAACATCCCAATAGCCTGTGTTTGTATAACGAGACATATCAACCGAGTCACAGTGGCAAATACAGCCATGAACCACAGGGGATGGCAACACTTTACCCAAGTTTGGCAAATTAA